Proteins from a genomic interval of Paenibacillus sp. FSL R5-0623:
- a CDS encoding polysaccharide deacetylase family protein: protein MFKVKLAKVVMSLALFGTLFSIPAVPNAGAADASCPNGYVGLTFDDGPSGNTTNMLNALKQAGLRATMFNVGQNAQNNQSLVTAQVAAGMWIGNHSYTHPNMTTLNSSQMSSEITRTQQTIQSITGSSPKLFRPPYGATNATLKSVVSQNGLKEVLWNVDSQDWNGASAAQIVAAVNTMKSGDVILMHDQYQTTLQAIPQIAQNLKNRGLCSGMISSTTGRAVAPDSSTTNPPSNGTKVEAENMTKGGQYTGNISSPFNGVVLYANNDLVKYTQNFATSTHNFSLRGASNNANMARVDLKIGGQTKGTFYFGGSSPAVYTLNNVSHGTGNQVIELVVTADDGTWDIYIDYLEIH, encoded by the coding sequence ATGTTCAAAGTAAAGCTTGCAAAGGTGGTAATGTCTCTCGCACTTTTCGGTACCTTGTTTTCTATTCCGGCGGTGCCCAATGCTGGTGCTGCAGATGCAAGTTGTCCGAATGGTTATGTAGGTCTGACGTTTGATGATGGCCCATCTGGAAATACAACAAACATGCTTAACGCGTTGAAGCAGGCTGGCTTACGGGCAACGATGTTTAATGTTGGACAAAATGCGCAAAATAATCAATCTCTGGTTACTGCACAGGTGGCAGCTGGAATGTGGATTGGCAATCATTCCTATACACATCCGAATATGACAACATTAAACAGCTCTCAGATGTCGTCAGAGATTACTCGGACACAGCAGACGATCCAGTCCATTACCGGAAGTTCACCTAAACTGTTCAGACCTCCTTACGGTGCGACAAATGCGACCTTGAAATCCGTTGTGAGCCAAAACGGCCTGAAGGAAGTGCTGTGGAACGTAGATTCCCAAGACTGGAATGGTGCCAGCGCAGCCCAGATTGTAGCAGCTGTGAACACGATGAAAAGTGGTGACGTCATTCTAATGCATGATCAGTATCAGACGACACTTCAAGCCATTCCGCAGATTGCACAAAATCTGAAGAATCGTGGCCTTTGCTCCGGCATGATCTCATCAACGACCGGTCGGGCAGTTGCACCCGATAGTAGCACTACGAATCCGCCAAGTAACGGAACAAAAGTGGAAGCTGAGAATATGACCAAAGGTGGGCAATACACCGGCAATATCAGTTCTCCTTTCAATGGCGTGGTCCTTTATGCTAACAATGATTTGGTTAAATACACTCAGAATTTTGCAACGAGCACTCACAATTTTTCACTTCGTGGAGCTTCAAACAATGCCAACATGGCTAGAGTTGATTTGAAGATTGGTGGACAGACGAAGGGAACCTTTTACTTTGGCGGGAGCTCTCCAGCGGTCTATACCCTGAATAATGTCAGTCATGGGACGGGAAATCAGGTCATTGAGTTGGTTGTAACAGCCGATGACGGGACATGGGATATCTATATTGATTACTTGGAAATACATTAA
- a CDS encoding ABC transporter substrate-binding protein, producing MRTKKKWGLAITLAMVMLVSTACSSTNGGAGSDNETSTSGNGSTPASAKTITLGFSQVGAESGWRSANTKSIQDSAKEAGYDLKFSDAQQKQENQIKALRSFIQQKVTVIAFSPVVESGWDTVLKEAKDAGIPVILTDRAVDSPDKTLYKTFIGSDFVEEGRKAGQWLSDQYKDTQDEINIVELQGTTGSAPANDRQEGFMELIASNSKLKVIASQSGDFTRAKGKEVMQAFLKAHKKIDVLYAHNDDMALGAIQAIEAAGLKPGVDITIISVDAVKDGMQAAADGKINFIVECNPLLGPQLMEAVQSVVDGKDIEPRIVTDETTFTSEQAKEALPTREY from the coding sequence ATGCGAACCAAAAAAAAGTGGGGACTTGCCATAACATTGGCTATGGTGATGCTGGTCAGCACGGCATGTAGCAGTACCAATGGAGGAGCAGGCTCCGATAATGAAACTTCAACGAGTGGGAATGGCAGTACACCTGCCAGCGCCAAAACAATTACGCTTGGTTTTTCGCAGGTTGGTGCGGAGAGTGGCTGGCGTTCGGCGAATACCAAGTCGATTCAGGATTCAGCCAAAGAAGCGGGTTATGATTTGAAATTCTCCGATGCGCAGCAGAAGCAGGAAAATCAAATTAAAGCTTTGCGATCCTTCATACAACAGAAGGTGACGGTGATTGCTTTTTCCCCTGTTGTAGAATCCGGTTGGGATACCGTATTGAAGGAAGCGAAGGATGCAGGCATTCCCGTGATTTTGACGGACCGTGCTGTGGATTCGCCGGATAAAACCCTCTACAAAACCTTTATTGGTTCCGACTTTGTAGAAGAAGGACGCAAAGCAGGTCAGTGGCTTAGTGACCAATACAAAGACACACAAGATGAAATCAACATTGTTGAGCTGCAGGGTACAACAGGCTCCGCACCAGCGAATGACCGTCAAGAGGGCTTTATGGAATTGATTGCTTCCAATTCGAAGCTTAAAGTGATTGCTTCACAATCGGGTGACTTTACACGTGCCAAAGGCAAAGAAGTCATGCAAGCTTTCCTCAAAGCACATAAAAAAATAGATGTTCTCTATGCACATAATGACGATATGGCACTTGGGGCAATTCAGGCCATTGAAGCGGCAGGATTGAAACCAGGCGTAGATATTACCATTATCTCTGTGGATGCCGTGAAGGATGGTATGCAGGCTGCTGCTGATGGCAAAATCAACTTTATCGTTGAATGTAATCCGTTGTTAGGACCTCAATTAATGGAAGCGGTTCAATCGGTAGTGGACGGGAAAGACATCGAACCCCGAATCGTTACGGATGAGACGACCTTCACATCGGAGCAAGCCAAAGAAGCATTGCCAACACGTGAATATTAA
- the yjfF gene encoding galactofuranose ABC transporter, permease protein YjfF, which produces MFLNRKYLPVFVTFGLLAVMFAIGSFRYTGFFSTQVLLNLLIDNAFLIITAIGMTFVIVSGGIDLSVGSVIALTTIISASLVEKQGWSPAIVIPMVLVMGALFGTVMGAIIHYFKIQPFIVTLAGMFLARGLCYVISLDTITITNPFYTQVAQAKISLPGGSFVSINVIIALVIVLLAIYLAHYTRFGRNVYAIGGSEQSALLMGLPVARTKILVYTFSGLCSALAGVVFTFYMLSGYGLHAMGLELDTIAAVVIGGTLLTGGVGYVAGTFIGVLIQGAIQTIISFEGTLSSWWTKIVIGLMLFVFILFQRLLSGRRVSSKSLH; this is translated from the coding sequence ATGTTTCTTAATCGTAAGTATCTCCCGGTCTTTGTCACCTTCGGCTTGCTGGCCGTGATGTTTGCCATAGGCTCTTTCCGGTATACGGGGTTCTTTTCCACACAGGTACTGCTTAATCTTCTCATTGATAACGCATTTCTGATTATCACGGCAATTGGCATGACTTTTGTGATTGTATCGGGAGGAATCGACCTGTCAGTAGGTTCTGTCATTGCGCTGACGACCATCATTAGCGCAAGTCTGGTCGAGAAGCAGGGCTGGTCGCCTGCGATTGTTATACCTATGGTGCTTGTCATGGGTGCGCTCTTTGGCACAGTCATGGGGGCGATCATCCACTATTTCAAAATCCAGCCCTTCATCGTGACATTGGCAGGCATGTTTTTGGCGCGGGGGCTGTGTTATGTCATCAGTCTCGACACCATTACCATTACGAATCCATTTTACACACAGGTTGCGCAGGCGAAAATCTCCCTGCCAGGGGGCAGCTTTGTCTCCATTAATGTGATTATTGCTCTGGTCATTGTACTGCTCGCGATCTACCTGGCACATTACACCCGGTTTGGGCGCAACGTTTACGCCATCGGCGGAAGCGAGCAATCCGCGCTGCTCATGGGACTGCCGGTTGCACGTACCAAAATCCTGGTGTACACGTTCAGCGGTTTGTGCTCCGCGCTTGCCGGTGTTGTCTTCACCTTCTATATGTTATCCGGTTATGGATTACACGCCATGGGTCTTGAACTCGATACCATCGCCGCTGTTGTAATAGGAGGCACCTTGTTAACAGGTGGTGTAGGGTATGTGGCGGGAACCTTTATTGGTGTATTGATCCAGGGAGCTATCCAAACTATAATTAGCTTCGAAGGCACGCTCAGCTCATGGTGGACCAAGATTGTGATTGGCCTGATGCTGTTTGTCTTTATTTTGTTCCAGCGACTTCTTAGCGGGCGGCGAGTATCCTCGAAATCACTGCATTAA
- a CDS encoding AAA family ATPase, with amino-acid sequence MIIMINGAFGSGKTSAAEALQPLIANSMIYDPEEIGYMLRKLLPENCREERERTDDFQDIDLWKILTVKTAKEVKQKYNKHLIIPMTIYKEENFNYIYNGLKEIDQDIHHFCLTATEETIYHRLAKRGDEYGGWQYQQAPKCVEAFKDEQFQTRIITDHLDTSEIIEIILKKMN; translated from the coding sequence ATGATTATTATGATTAACGGAGCGTTTGGTTCGGGAAAAACTTCTGCAGCAGAAGCACTTCAGCCCTTAATTGCAAACAGCATGATTTACGATCCTGAAGAAATAGGTTATATGCTCAGAAAACTTCTTCCGGAGAATTGTAGAGAGGAAAGGGAACGGACGGATGATTTTCAAGATATCGATCTATGGAAAATTCTAACCGTAAAGACAGCTAAAGAAGTAAAGCAGAAATACAACAAACACTTAATCATCCCTATGACCATCTATAAAGAGGAAAACTTTAATTACATTTATAACGGGTTGAAAGAGATCGATCAGGACATTCATCATTTTTGCCTTACGGCTACAGAAGAGACGATTTATCATCGTTTGGCTAAACGCGGAGATGAATATGGAGGCTGGCAGTATCAACAAGCACCAAAGTGTGTTGAAGCTTTCAAGGATGAACAATTTCAAACTCGCATTATTACCGATCATCTGGATACTAGTGAAATCATAGAAATTATTTTGAAGAAAATGAACTGA
- a CDS encoding sensor histidine kinase — protein MKLIQWIASSLRLKLLSMFIILSSVPLIVVGLISYHKSYTVVSNHNKASTQLVADQLARNIDILFEDTERLLELGKNPQVLQYLYSQSESYPEAKAILQTYNLYRETYKYDKVLNISFVNFYGKGISERKGVFKLERNPLRNPYFKYLIQYPDAILRIPHSAAYAEYNRLDGFAYPKQNALSIITTVKERITHEVIGFIVIDLNDSFIDDFLTNTPIKDSGFFYISDQYGNTLFRPDVTPASITMMDQIRSVPLHLQHDSFILSAGSKPQFVVYSTSKQTGWKMVGVAPYQEIIAEANSIRQLIIITVLLSAFFAISLYFFLNNRLIFPIRILMNKMRKAANGYLEAKVTPHGSDEIADLGKSFNVMLDKLKTLIEKSIRENEQVKIAELRTLQAQINPHFLYNTLESILWMAEAEKKENVIKLVQALSKFFRLSLNKGFDWVSIQTELEHARSYLVIQQMRYHDILTYEISVDRELQDYPILKMTLQPLIENALYHGIKNKRGQGLISIHGYVEDNSIILTVQDNGIGMSADRLAQLREELEKPADSRSPQDDEQEGGFGLLNVHHRIRLYFGPAYGVEMESTYMEGSTFMIRIPKSKEVNR, from the coding sequence TTGAAACTCATTCAATGGATTGCTTCAAGCCTCAGGCTTAAATTACTCAGCATGTTTATTATCCTCAGTTCAGTGCCACTGATCGTGGTTGGATTGATTTCTTACCACAAATCCTATACGGTCGTATCCAATCATAATAAGGCCTCGACACAGCTGGTTGCCGACCAGCTTGCCAGGAACATTGACATCTTGTTTGAGGATACGGAACGGCTGCTCGAACTGGGCAAGAACCCGCAAGTGCTTCAATACTTGTATTCTCAATCTGAGTCCTACCCGGAAGCCAAAGCCATCCTTCAGACATACAATCTTTATCGGGAAACCTACAAGTATGACAAGGTACTTAATATCTCATTCGTGAATTTCTATGGAAAAGGCATAAGTGAACGAAAAGGCGTGTTCAAGCTGGAACGAAATCCGCTGCGTAACCCGTACTTCAAGTATCTAATACAGTATCCGGATGCCATTCTGCGCATCCCTCATTCTGCAGCCTATGCCGAATATAACAGGCTGGATGGGTTTGCTTACCCTAAACAGAATGCGCTTTCAATTATAACCACGGTCAAAGAGCGAATTACACATGAGGTCATCGGGTTCATAGTGATTGATTTGAATGATTCATTCATTGATGATTTTTTGACGAATACCCCCATTAAGGATTCCGGTTTTTTCTATATTAGTGATCAATACGGAAATACACTCTTCAGGCCGGATGTCACCCCGGCATCCATAACCATGATGGATCAGATCCGATCGGTTCCTTTACATCTACAGCACGACAGCTTTATCCTGTCTGCAGGATCCAAGCCCCAGTTTGTTGTATACAGCACCTCAAAACAAACCGGATGGAAAATGGTCGGGGTAGCTCCTTATCAGGAAATCATTGCAGAGGCCAATAGCATTCGCCAATTGATCATCATTACGGTTTTGTTAAGTGCTTTCTTTGCGATATCGTTATATTTTTTCCTGAATAATCGACTGATTTTTCCCATTCGGATTCTGATGAACAAGATGCGTAAAGCTGCAAACGGTTACTTGGAAGCCAAAGTCACACCACACGGCTCGGACGAAATTGCTGATCTGGGCAAAAGCTTCAATGTGATGCTGGATAAGCTCAAAACACTAATTGAAAAGAGCATTCGAGAGAATGAACAGGTAAAAATAGCTGAACTACGTACGCTGCAAGCTCAGATCAACCCTCATTTCCTGTATAACACGTTGGAATCTATCCTATGGATGGCTGAAGCAGAGAAAAAAGAAAATGTAATTAAACTTGTGCAAGCCCTCTCGAAATTCTTTCGTTTGAGTCTGAACAAAGGATTCGACTGGGTATCCATTCAAACCGAGCTTGAACATGCGCGGAGTTACTTGGTTATTCAACAGATGAGGTACCACGATATTCTCACCTACGAGATCAGCGTTGATCGTGAACTTCAGGATTATCCCATTTTGAAAATGACGCTGCAGCCCCTGATTGAAAACGCGCTCTATCATGGGATCAAGAACAAACGCGGTCAAGGGCTGATATCCATACACGGGTATGTAGAGGACAATAGCATCATTCTCACCGTACAGGATAACGGAATTGGCATGTCTGCGGATCGATTGGCACAATTACGTGAAGAGCTGGAGAAGCCGGCAGATTCCCGTTCACCCCAAGATGACGAGCAGGAAGGCGGATTTGGTCTGCTCAATGTACATCACCGGATTCGACTCTATTTCGGACCAGCTTATGGTGTTGAAATGGAAAGTACGTATATGGAAGGCAGCACATTTATGATTCGTATCCCCAAAAGCAAGGAGGTTAACCGTTGA
- a CDS encoding ABC transporter substrate-binding protein: MRRHVNGLCLFILLLLVGCTTPDSESVPSPISSNNLETLPSVEEWMESAVARDTSTKPIVLGFSQLGRESAWRLANSTSIRNAAAESGISLVIKNAEQSQTKQFEAVRSFIRQKVDVIAIAPVVESGWDGILQEARDAGIPVIIVDRSVDVKDTSLFVTTIGSDFYEEGVKAGKYIQDRMRNHPGLIRIAELQGTSGSTPSIQRGEGFRSIFDTRTDIIFSQSAPADFTEDNGKQVMKEFLQVPEDKRPQVLFAHNDEMAFGAIQAIEEVGLKPGEDIIIVSVDGSRKALEILASGKINAVVECNPLLGPQLMQATKEIIAGRTLPKRMVPPEDIFTQESARREMYNRRF, translated from the coding sequence GTGAGAAGACATGTGAACGGGTTGTGTTTGTTCATTCTACTGCTGCTTGTCGGCTGCACAACCCCTGATTCTGAATCTGTTCCTTCTCCCATCTCGTCTAACAACTTGGAAACTCTTCCCTCCGTTGAGGAATGGATGGAGTCAGCGGTAGCAAGGGATACCTCTACGAAACCGATTGTCTTGGGTTTTTCACAACTGGGCAGAGAGAGTGCCTGGCGTCTGGCAAACTCCACGTCTATTCGGAATGCTGCGGCTGAATCGGGAATCTCCCTTGTCATAAAAAATGCAGAACAGTCTCAGACGAAACAGTTCGAGGCTGTTCGGTCGTTCATCAGGCAAAAGGTGGATGTCATTGCTATTGCACCGGTCGTGGAATCGGGCTGGGATGGTATTCTTCAGGAGGCCAGGGATGCAGGTATACCCGTAATCATCGTAGACCGGTCAGTTGACGTCAAAGACACTTCACTTTTTGTGACAACGATTGGATCGGACTTTTATGAGGAAGGGGTGAAGGCCGGGAAGTACATTCAGGATCGGATGCGAAATCATCCGGGTTTGATACGGATTGCCGAACTGCAAGGCACGAGTGGTTCTACGCCTTCCATCCAGCGTGGCGAGGGCTTTAGAAGCATTTTCGACACCAGAACAGACATCATCTTCTCACAAAGTGCTCCTGCCGATTTTACGGAGGACAATGGGAAACAAGTGATGAAAGAATTCCTTCAGGTCCCGGAAGACAAACGGCCGCAGGTTCTTTTTGCCCATAATGATGAAATGGCTTTTGGCGCGATACAAGCGATAGAAGAAGTTGGACTGAAGCCGGGAGAGGACATTATCATTGTCTCGGTGGACGGCTCCCGCAAAGCACTTGAAATTCTGGCGAGTGGGAAAATCAACGCTGTGGTGGAATGTAACCCGCTGCTTGGTCCTCAGCTTATGCAGGCTACAAAAGAAATTATTGCAGGGCGTACACTCCCGAAGCGCATGGTGCCCCCGGAGGACATTTTTACACAGGAGAGTGCTAGACGGGAGATGTACAATAGGCGATTCTAG
- a CDS encoding response regulator, with protein MMIVDDEIGIRENIRSCIDWEKEGFHYCGDAPDGELALPLIHEWAPDILITDIKMPFMNGLELTSIVRTQHPDIKIIIMSGHDEFSYAQEAIRLGVTEYCLKPISAAELIQILHKVSKQMDEEHQRMTNRTITKEKLLADLCGGLIGTTDAIESAKQLSLPLSARYYTIVIIDVRLTEDSPDSESMMKKLLPILEETRDPHVELLPYIRSRTELVLLLKYNDDENISVYLEQLRGRVRMELEHTFKCNIILGIGSQQERLQGIHVSYLEAEEDKYITRLTLQNRASLREINLDEQTTLFLDRNSFLEFLKIGSPNLRDHFVQEFAAPLQPFDWKSSSYGFYLLNDLTLESFRLANQLFRMSDHSDENITSLQQTIRKITCWEDCTQYLCSLLNLLWQRRAACSGKYSDVIDQVKAYVSREYNNEQVSLKMISAHVRISPSHLSKIFSQETGQTITEYLTQIRIGKAKELLKTTNNKTFEIAYKVGYNDSHYFSNIFKKTTGFTPREYRTQGTEESQARPSDMRKESMYE; from the coding sequence GTGATGATTGTGGATGACGAAATTGGAATTCGGGAGAATATACGCAGTTGCATTGATTGGGAAAAGGAAGGTTTTCACTATTGCGGGGATGCACCCGACGGTGAGCTTGCGTTACCTTTAATTCATGAATGGGCTCCGGATATTCTGATTACGGATATCAAAATGCCATTTATGAACGGATTGGAACTGACCTCCATCGTTCGCACGCAACACCCTGACATCAAAATCATTATCATGAGTGGTCATGATGAATTCAGCTATGCCCAGGAGGCCATCCGACTTGGTGTGACCGAGTACTGTCTAAAGCCCATTAGCGCAGCAGAGCTAATCCAAATACTGCATAAGGTCAGCAAACAAATGGATGAAGAACACCAACGCATGACAAACCGAACGATCACCAAAGAAAAACTGCTGGCCGATCTGTGCGGGGGACTCATCGGTACAACCGATGCGATTGAATCAGCCAAACAACTCTCACTTCCTCTCTCAGCCAGGTATTACACCATTGTCATTATCGACGTTCGATTAACAGAGGATTCCCCGGACTCGGAATCCATGATGAAGAAGCTGCTTCCCATACTGGAGGAAACTCGTGATCCCCACGTAGAACTTCTACCTTATATTCGAAGCCGGACGGAGCTCGTGCTTCTGCTCAAGTATAATGACGATGAGAACATATCCGTATATCTGGAGCAGCTTCGCGGGCGGGTTCGTATGGAGCTTGAGCATACGTTCAAATGTAATATTATTCTGGGCATTGGCAGTCAACAGGAGCGGCTGCAAGGCATTCATGTCTCATATCTGGAAGCGGAGGAGGATAAATATATTACCCGGCTCACCCTTCAGAACAGAGCTTCTCTACGTGAAATTAACCTGGATGAGCAAACGACTCTTTTTCTCGACAGGAATTCATTTCTTGAATTCCTCAAAATCGGCAGCCCCAATCTGCGTGACCATTTTGTGCAGGAGTTTGCCGCTCCATTACAGCCCTTCGACTGGAAGTCCTCCTCGTATGGCTTCTATCTGTTGAATGATCTTACGCTGGAGTCGTTTCGGCTCGCGAATCAGTTGTTCCGCATGAGTGACCATTCGGATGAGAACATTACTTCCCTACAGCAGACGATCCGGAAGATTACGTGCTGGGAGGATTGCACCCAATATCTGTGTTCCCTGCTTAACCTGTTATGGCAGAGAAGAGCAGCGTGCTCCGGGAAATACAGTGATGTCATTGATCAGGTGAAAGCCTATGTATCCCGTGAATACAATAACGAACAGGTCTCGTTGAAGATGATTTCTGCACACGTCAGAATCAGTCCAAGTCATCTAAGCAAGATTTTCAGTCAGGAAACTGGTCAAACGATAACGGAGTATTTAACCCAGATTCGAATCGGCAAAGCCAAGGAGCTGCTGAAAACAACCAACAACAAAACCTTTGAGATTGCTTACAAAGTTGGTTACAATGACTCTCACTATTTTTCTAATATATTCAAGAAAACAACAGGTTTTACGCCAAGAGAATACCGTACTCAAGGAACCGAGGAATCGCAGGCCAGACCATCAGATATGAGAAAAGAGTCAATGTATGAATAA
- a CDS encoding ABC transporter permease — translation MAGKMRKHHLFWPLCMLGLLLIFNLLYSPDFFSLVMREGNLYGSLIDILNFGAPLILVSIGMTLVIATGGIDLSVGSIVAISGAVACMSISRGVDQSSLWLVLGALGLSIGLSLILGIWNGALVSVARIQPIIATLILMVAGRGIAQLITSGQIITVSNANYAYIGAGSLAALPFSIFIVLTVLLVASLLTRKTALGLFIESVGSNANASQLAGIRSKTVILTVYVFCGLCAGIAGLILSSNVSSADGNNSGLWYELDAILAVVIGGTSLNGGRFYLMGTVVGALIIQTLTTTIYMIGVPPEVTLVVKAFVVLAVCLIQSDSFRNSMVIRWKKRKFPAEQGVNRHVS, via the coding sequence ATGGCGGGCAAGATGCGTAAACATCATTTGTTTTGGCCGTTATGTATGCTTGGTTTACTTTTAATCTTTAATTTGCTGTACTCTCCGGATTTCTTCTCCCTCGTCATGCGTGAAGGGAATCTGTATGGCAGCTTGATTGATATTCTCAATTTTGGAGCGCCTTTAATTCTGGTATCGATCGGTATGACACTGGTGATTGCGACCGGAGGTATCGACTTGTCCGTGGGCTCCATTGTAGCGATCTCGGGTGCTGTGGCTTGTATGAGCATCAGCAGAGGAGTGGATCAGAGTTCGCTCTGGCTTGTGTTGGGTGCACTTGGATTATCTATAGGTCTCTCACTGATCTTGGGCATATGGAACGGGGCGCTGGTTTCGGTTGCCCGAATCCAACCCATTATTGCAACGCTTATTCTGATGGTAGCTGGACGTGGGATTGCGCAATTGATTACGAGTGGACAGATTATTACTGTATCCAACGCGAACTACGCCTATATCGGGGCAGGCTCGCTTGCAGCATTACCTTTCTCCATCTTCATCGTATTAACTGTGCTGCTTGTTGCCTCATTGCTGACGAGAAAAACGGCACTGGGACTGTTTATCGAATCGGTCGGAAGTAACGCAAACGCGAGCCAACTGGCAGGTATTCGTTCAAAAACGGTTATTCTCACGGTATATGTCTTCTGTGGTCTGTGTGCTGGCATTGCCGGGCTTATTCTCAGCTCGAATGTATCCAGTGCGGATGGAAATAACTCAGGTCTATGGTATGAACTTGATGCCATTCTTGCTGTAGTCATCGGGGGTACTTCACTCAATGGTGGTCGTTTCTATCTAATGGGTACCGTCGTTGGAGCACTCATTATCCAAACCTTAACAACGACGATCTATATGATTGGAGTCCCGCCAGAAGTTACACTGGTTGTCAAAGCCTTTGTTGTACTGGCCGTATGTTTGATTCAATCCGATTCATTCCGCAATTCCATGGTGATCCGTTGGAAAAAACGGAAGTTTCCAGCCGAACAGGGGGTTAACCGCCATGTTTCTTAA
- a CDS encoding sugar ABC transporter ATP-binding protein yields the protein MAEQAPILQMTGITKQFPGVKALSSVSFRLFPGEIHALMGENGAGKSTLIKVLTGVYSIDEGTVTMDNRHLSISGPLEAQKAGISTVYQEVNLCPNLTVAENIFIGREPMRFGKINWKQMNKDAENILRDRLHLSIDVKAPLQTCSVAMQQLIAIARALSISAKVLILDEPTSSLDKNEVQQLFRIMHKLKSEGLAILFVTHFLDQVYEMSDRLTVLRNGELEGEYIAAELPRMELVLKMIGKELEVLEELPKEAEAAQAESGELLITAKALGRKGAIEPFDLDIRKGEVVGLAGLLGSGRTEIARLFFGADRSDVGKLLVVDTGSTVKSPRHAIDQNIAFCSENRKTEGIIDDLTIRENIILALQATRGWSKPISRKKQDEIAEKYINLLNIHPKNPEHLIKNLSGGNQQKVLLARWLLMNPDLLILDEPTRGIDIGAKTEIQKLVLSLSKQGMAVLFISSELEEVIRVSHRIAVIRDRKKVKELSGDQIHQQQIMKAMAGG from the coding sequence ATGGCCGAGCAAGCACCCATTTTGCAAATGACAGGCATCACCAAACAATTTCCTGGGGTTAAAGCGCTGTCCAGCGTCAGCTTTCGCTTGTTTCCGGGCGAGATTCATGCCTTGATGGGTGAGAACGGAGCGGGGAAGTCGACGCTTATTAAAGTTCTGACTGGCGTTTATTCCATTGATGAAGGAACGGTAACCATGGATAACCGGCATCTTTCGATCTCCGGTCCGCTTGAAGCGCAAAAGGCGGGAATCAGTACCGTTTATCAAGAGGTCAATCTCTGCCCGAACTTAACAGTCGCTGAAAATATTTTCATCGGGCGGGAGCCGATGCGATTTGGCAAAATCAATTGGAAGCAAATGAACAAAGATGCGGAGAACATTCTGCGAGACAGATTACATCTGTCCATCGACGTTAAGGCTCCTTTACAGACCTGCTCGGTCGCGATGCAACAACTGATTGCAATTGCAAGAGCACTCAGCATCTCGGCAAAAGTGCTCATATTGGATGAACCCACATCCAGTCTGGACAAAAACGAGGTTCAGCAACTGTTTCGTATTATGCACAAATTAAAGAGTGAAGGTCTCGCGATTCTTTTTGTTACTCATTTTCTTGATCAGGTATACGAAATGTCGGATCGTCTAACGGTGCTCCGTAACGGGGAATTGGAAGGAGAGTACATAGCCGCAGAACTTCCACGCATGGAACTTGTGCTCAAGATGATCGGCAAGGAGCTTGAGGTGCTTGAGGAGCTTCCGAAGGAAGCGGAGGCTGCCCAGGCGGAGTCGGGAGAACTGTTAATTACCGCTAAGGCACTTGGACGCAAAGGAGCAATTGAGCCTTTTGATCTGGACATTCGCAAGGGAGAAGTCGTGGGCTTGGCTGGGTTATTGGGGTCTGGTCGTACCGAGATCGCTCGCCTTTTCTTTGGTGCAGATCGTTCAGATGTAGGCAAGCTGCTCGTTGTAGATACAGGAAGTACGGTCAAGTCGCCGCGTCATGCAATTGATCAGAATATTGCTTTTTGCTCCGAGAACCGTAAAACCGAAGGCATAATCGATGATTTGACCATTCGGGAGAACATTATTCTGGCTTTACAAGCGACACGAGGCTGGTCCAAACCCATCTCACGCAAGAAACAGGATGAGATCGCCGAAAAGTACATCAACCTGTTAAATATCCATCCGAAAAACCCGGAGCATTTAATTAAAAATCTGAGCGGCGGTAATCAGCAAAAGGTGTTGCTTGCACGGTGGCTGCTGATGAACCCCGATCTGTTGATTCTCGATGAACCTACGCGTGGAATTGATATCGGTGCAAAGACTGAGATACAGAAGCTGGTGCTCTCTCTGTCGAAGCAGGGCATGGCCGTGCTGTTCATTTCGTCCGAGCTGGAAGAAGTGATTCGTGTCAGCCACCGGATTGCCGTAATCCGGGACCGCAAAAAAGTGAAAGAACTTAGCGGGGATCAGATCCATCAACAGCAAATCATGAAAGCAATGGCAGGAGGTTAA